One stretch of Siphonobacter curvatus DNA includes these proteins:
- the zapA gene encoding cell division protein ZapA, which produces MGTNRTIHIQLAGTQYEMTIPKEDELYIREAAKLLNQQMQQLLEKENVHSMHERMTRVMLFCMVTNLKLNALQHQAFAQLEMMDELVNPVLRN; this is translated from the coding sequence ATGGGAACGAATCGTACCATCCACATACAGCTTGCTGGCACGCAATACGAAATGACGATTCCGAAAGAAGATGAACTCTACATTCGGGAAGCGGCTAAACTATTGAATCAGCAAATGCAGCAATTACTCGAGAAGGAAAATGTTCACAGCATGCACGAGCGGATGACGCGTGTGATGCTTTTTTGCATGGTTACTAATCTGAAGCTCAATGCCTTACAGCATCAGGCTTTTGCTCAGCTCGAAATGATGGATGAATTAGTCAATCCGGTACTGCGGAATTGA
- the rny gene encoding ribonuclease Y translates to MQDSSILLYLLDTLITAGIVFFITRIFLGKAIKNREAEAEVRAVDIIKNAEEKAENLKNQRILEAKENFLKRRAEFEEETNKRKRVLQENEAKLKDFERQINQQREQAKRKEDELEKQRQQLAQQQESAKRKVDEAEKARTSAVSQLEKIAGLTADEARQQLVDNLKAEAETRASSYVKNIVEEAKLTATKEAKKIVIETIQRTAAEQAIENCVSVFNIESDDIKGKIIGREGRNIRTLESAVGVEIIVDDTPDAIVISGFDPVRREIARLSLHRLVQDGRIHPARIEEVVAKTRKNIEDEIVEIGERTVIDLGIHGLHPELIKMVGRMRFRSSYGQNLLQHSREVAKLCATMASELGLNAKLAKRAGLLHDIGKVWHEEPELPHAILGMEMAQKYKEHPEVCNAIGAHHDEIEMTSMISPIVQVCDAISGSRPGARREMMESYIQRLKDLEALALNFNGVDKCYAIQAGRELRVIVDSDNVSDEKAGQLSYDISQKIEKEMQYPGQIKVTVIREMRSVAYAK, encoded by the coding sequence ATGCAGGATAGTAGTATTCTATTGTATTTGCTCGATACCCTCATTACAGCGGGAATAGTATTCTTTATTACCCGGATATTCTTAGGGAAAGCGATTAAAAATCGGGAAGCAGAGGCCGAAGTAAGAGCCGTCGACATTATTAAAAACGCCGAAGAAAAAGCGGAAAACCTCAAAAATCAGCGGATTCTTGAAGCGAAAGAAAATTTTCTTAAACGCCGGGCTGAATTTGAGGAAGAAACCAATAAGCGGAAACGTGTTCTTCAGGAAAATGAGGCGAAACTGAAGGATTTTGAGCGTCAGATCAATCAGCAACGTGAACAGGCGAAACGCAAGGAAGACGAACTGGAAAAGCAGCGGCAGCAGTTAGCCCAGCAGCAGGAGTCAGCAAAACGGAAAGTGGATGAGGCCGAGAAAGCCCGCACCAGTGCCGTTTCCCAGCTCGAAAAAATCGCCGGTCTGACCGCCGACGAAGCTCGTCAGCAACTGGTCGATAACCTGAAAGCCGAAGCGGAAACGCGGGCCTCCAGCTACGTAAAAAACATCGTAGAAGAAGCCAAGCTGACGGCAACGAAAGAAGCGAAGAAGATCGTTATTGAAACCATCCAGCGGACGGCAGCCGAACAGGCCATCGAAAACTGCGTCTCGGTTTTCAATATCGAATCGGACGATATCAAAGGTAAAATTATTGGACGTGAAGGACGGAATATCCGGACGTTGGAATCGGCTGTGGGCGTGGAAATCATCGTAGATGATACGCCGGATGCTATTGTGATTTCGGGTTTTGACCCCGTACGTCGTGAAATCGCCCGTTTGTCGCTCCATCGACTGGTACAGGATGGTCGGATTCACCCGGCTCGTATCGAAGAGGTGGTAGCTAAAACGCGAAAGAATATCGAAGACGAAATCGTCGAAATCGGTGAACGTACGGTCATTGACCTGGGTATTCACGGCTTGCACCCGGAACTGATCAAGATGGTAGGTCGGATGCGTTTCCGCTCTTCCTACGGTCAGAATCTGCTTCAACATTCTCGCGAAGTAGCCAAGTTGTGTGCAACGATGGCTTCCGAACTTGGGTTGAATGCGAAGCTGGCTAAGCGGGCAGGTCTGCTGCACGATATTGGTAAAGTGTGGCACGAAGAGCCGGAATTACCGCACGCCATTCTGGGTATGGAAATGGCCCAGAAGTACAAGGAGCACCCGGAAGTTTGCAACGCCATTGGAGCTCACCACGATGAAATTGAGATGACCAGTATGATTTCCCCCATCGTGCAGGTATGCGACGCCATCAGTGGTTCGCGTCCCGGGGCCCGTCGGGAAATGATGGAAAGCTACATTCAGCGTTTAAAAGACTTGGAAGCTCTGGCCCTCAACTTCAACGGCGTAGATAAGTGTTACGCCATTCAGGCCGGTCGTGAACTTCGCGTCATCGTGGATTCGGATAACGTATCGGATGAGAAAGCGGGTCAGCTGAGCTACGATATTTCACAGAAAATTGAGAAAGAAATGCAGTATCCCGGTCAGATTAAAGTGACGGTAATTCGGGAAATGCGTTCCGTAGCTTACGCAAAATAA
- the pheT gene encoding phenylalanine--tRNA ligase subunit beta: MNISLNWLKQYISLTESPEELDQLLTGCGLEVEEIERIDSVPGGLQGVVIGEVLTCEPFTVKEKQLHLTTVDIGTGEPTTIVCGAANVAAGQRVVVATVGATIYPTNGEPFTIGKRKVYGHPSEGMICAEDELGLGTSHAGIMVLTTDLPNGTPAATYFKLEPDYRIVIGLTPNRADAASHIGVARDLKALLHRDIKLPFADNFYAANNQHPIDVVVENTEACPRFCGVTIDGVKVAESPDWLKQSLLAIGLRPINNIVDVTNFICHELGQPMHAYDWHELAGQKIVVKTMPEGTKFVTLDGIERTLSSEDLMICDAEKPVGIAGVFGGQESGIKETTTRVFLEVAYFSPDWVRRSSMRHGLKTDASFRFERGTDPNFKLYTLKRAALLMQELAGGKITSEITDTHPAQFKPAQVLMSYRNIDRLIGQKIPHEQIHQILTDLDIKVWNGTEEGFTASIPAYRVDVTREADVIEEILRIYGLNNIGLSAHLRTDYLAKFPEPSKDRERVPFKISQLLAGAGFQEIFTNSLTKPAYAASIKDSLPGEDVEILNKLSEDLGVMRQSMLFSGLEALAHNVNRRQRDLKFFEFGKTYHKMQPHQYVEKPHLALYLTGNIVSESWQQKSRPVAFHDLASTVNRIFKKMGVKGLTTQEVEAGNVWAYGLQYLKGKQVLATIGLVRSDLTKLTDLKQAVFFADLDWAALLDHYTTEVTFQEISKFPEVRRDLSLVLDKTVSFKEIQEVAFKYEKNLLQSLNVFDIYEGPNLGEGKKSYSVSFTLLDASQTLTDSQIDKTMNRLMLGFEKELEAVIRK; this comes from the coding sequence ATGAATATTTCCCTTAATTGGCTCAAACAATACATTTCCCTGACCGAGTCGCCCGAAGAATTAGATCAGTTACTGACGGGCTGTGGCCTTGAAGTGGAAGAAATCGAACGCATTGATTCCGTACCGGGTGGTTTGCAGGGCGTGGTGATTGGCGAAGTATTGACGTGTGAGCCGTTTACCGTCAAAGAAAAACAATTACACCTCACCACCGTCGACATTGGAACGGGCGAACCCACGACCATCGTTTGCGGAGCTGCGAACGTCGCCGCGGGTCAACGCGTGGTCGTCGCTACAGTAGGAGCCACCATTTATCCGACGAATGGCGAACCGTTTACCATCGGTAAGCGTAAAGTGTACGGTCACCCTTCTGAAGGGATGATTTGTGCTGAAGACGAGCTGGGTCTGGGTACCAGCCACGCGGGAATCATGGTACTCACCACCGATCTCCCCAACGGCACGCCCGCGGCTACTTACTTCAAACTGGAACCGGATTACCGCATTGTGATTGGCCTGACGCCCAACCGGGCCGATGCCGCTTCGCACATTGGCGTAGCCCGCGACCTGAAAGCACTCTTACATCGAGATATTAAGCTGCCTTTTGCGGATAACTTTTACGCCGCCAACAATCAGCATCCGATTGACGTAGTGGTGGAAAATACCGAAGCTTGTCCACGGTTCTGTGGGGTTACGATTGACGGGGTGAAAGTGGCGGAATCGCCCGACTGGCTCAAGCAATCGCTGCTGGCCATTGGTCTGCGGCCCATCAACAACATTGTCGATGTAACCAACTTCATCTGCCACGAGCTGGGTCAGCCGATGCACGCCTACGACTGGCACGAACTGGCCGGACAGAAAATCGTGGTGAAAACCATGCCGGAAGGAACGAAATTCGTGACGCTCGACGGAATCGAACGGACGCTTTCCAGCGAAGACCTGATGATCTGCGATGCTGAAAAACCCGTAGGCATTGCGGGCGTATTTGGTGGTCAGGAATCGGGCATCAAGGAAACGACGACGCGTGTTTTTTTGGAAGTAGCGTACTTCTCACCGGACTGGGTACGGAGATCATCCATGCGACATGGCCTGAAAACGGACGCCAGTTTCCGATTTGAACGCGGTACGGACCCCAATTTCAAGCTGTATACCCTCAAGCGGGCGGCACTGCTCATGCAGGAACTGGCCGGCGGAAAGATTACGAGTGAAATTACGGATACGCATCCGGCTCAGTTCAAACCCGCTCAGGTGCTGATGAGCTACCGGAATATTGACCGCCTGATCGGACAAAAAATTCCGCATGAGCAAATCCACCAGATTCTGACGGATCTGGATATTAAAGTCTGGAATGGTACGGAAGAAGGCTTCACGGCTTCGATTCCGGCTTATCGCGTGGATGTGACGCGGGAAGCTGACGTGATTGAAGAAATCCTGCGGATTTACGGATTGAATAATATCGGCTTGTCGGCTCATCTACGGACCGACTATCTGGCGAAGTTCCCCGAGCCCTCTAAAGACAGAGAACGCGTTCCGTTCAAAATTTCTCAGTTGCTGGCCGGAGCTGGTTTTCAGGAGATTTTCACCAATTCATTGACGAAACCGGCCTACGCGGCCAGTATAAAAGATAGTCTGCCTGGTGAAGATGTCGAGATTCTGAATAAATTGAGCGAAGATTTGGGTGTGATGCGGCAAAGTATGCTATTCTCCGGCCTGGAAGCTCTGGCCCATAACGTCAATCGGCGTCAACGGGATCTGAAGTTTTTCGAGTTTGGGAAAACGTATCACAAGATGCAGCCTCACCAATACGTCGAGAAACCGCACCTGGCTCTGTATCTAACCGGAAACATCGTTTCGGAAAGCTGGCAGCAGAAAAGTCGGCCCGTAGCTTTCCACGATCTGGCTAGTACGGTGAACCGGATTTTCAAAAAAATGGGTGTGAAAGGCCTGACTACGCAGGAAGTAGAAGCCGGAAACGTCTGGGCGTATGGTTTGCAATACCTCAAAGGAAAACAAGTGCTGGCTACCATCGGTTTAGTACGCAGCGATCTGACCAAGCTGACGGATCTGAAACAGGCGGTATTCTTCGCTGATCTGGATTGGGCTGCTTTGCTGGATCACTACACCACGGAAGTGACGTTCCAGGAGATTTCGAAATTCCCCGAAGTACGCCGTGATTTGTCGCTGGTACTGGATAAAACTGTTAGCTTTAAAGAGATTCAGGAAGTTGCTTTCAAGTACGAGAAAAACCTCCTGCAGAGTCTAAACGTATTTGATATTTACGAAGGACCGAATCTGGGCGAAGGTAAGAAGTCATACTCAGTAAGTTTCACTCTGCTGGATGCTTCGCAAACGCTGACGGATAGTCAAATCGACAAAACCATGAATCGGCTGATGCTTGGTTTTGAAAAAGAATTAGAAGCTGTCATTCGAAAATAA
- a CDS encoding class I SAM-dependent methyltransferase, with the protein MSNPHPALGYSFLTPAYEWALWLGVPERKIRSYLIEHIDAHQPLLDFGCGTGNFLQQLQQINPQQSIRGLDTDPYMVRVSRRKSVPVDYYASGPLPYAAGRFGTVTSTWVFEHFSVEESLFYFREIRRILQPGGTFWLGDWGPSQGPMQRVLGRLVHWIDPTQNGLGPAGHWPELLAQAGFSTVLIPYRIPTRLGTFYYWKCHF; encoded by the coding sequence ATGTCCAACCCCCACCCTGCCCTTGGTTATTCATTCCTGACGCCCGCGTACGAGTGGGCCCTGTGGCTAGGCGTACCCGAACGTAAGATTCGTTCCTATCTCATCGAACATATTGACGCCCATCAGCCCTTATTGGATTTTGGTTGTGGTACGGGCAATTTCCTCCAACAGTTACAGCAGATTAACCCGCAACAAAGCATTCGGGGACTGGATACCGACCCGTACATGGTTCGCGTGAGTCGCCGAAAATCCGTACCTGTTGATTACTACGCTTCAGGTCCTCTGCCCTACGCGGCCGGGCGGTTTGGTACCGTAACGAGCACCTGGGTTTTTGAGCATTTTTCAGTCGAAGAATCGCTGTTTTACTTTCGGGAAATCCGGCGAATTCTTCAGCCCGGCGGTACATTCTGGCTGGGAGACTGGGGGCCTTCCCAAGGCCCGATGCAACGGGTACTGGGACGCCTCGTCCACTGGATCGACCCGACCCAGAACGGACTAGGCCCGGCGGGTCACTGGCCGGAATTACTAGCTCAGGCTGGCTTTTCTACCGTGCTGATTCCATACCGGATTCCAACGCGACTGGGCACCTTCTACTACTGGAAATGTCATTTTTGA